A region from the Candidatus Gorgyraea atricola genome encodes:
- a CDS encoding DNA adenine methylase — translation MRLRMFNALLPYFGGKRKLCPVIFRHISKYLPREKWQGAIFVDAFLGSGAVSLYAKAQGFKVIANDIAKRSYIAGKALIENNNTLLAESDIHRLFMPNPENTHFIEQEFVPDVFTKRHALFLDNAFANAKRLIDIYLLLKYIFCVRPYSKFSSPNAFNRPMEEGRFDEIKRTYTKHIKDNLKTPLAILRLVKQRVNKGVFSNGYKNEVYRKDVFDFINSVEGDLLYLDPPYSGTLSYESEYKVLDRILEDTKPKSKFSADDGMNILDALLAQSEKFPLWIISFGNAGGKNELSKLIGIVSKYRKCQANEFIYRHCEAMASEEHKKNCREWLLIGY, via the coding sequence ATGCGATTGAGAATGTTTAATGCCTTGTTGCCATATTTCGGAGGTAAACGAAAACTATGTCCTGTGATATTCAGACACATCTCTAAATATCTGCCGAGAGAGAAATGGCAGGGAGCGATTTTTGTAGATGCTTTTCTTGGGAGCGGCGCTGTAAGTTTATATGCAAAGGCACAAGGGTTTAAAGTGATTGCCAATGATATTGCAAAGAGAAGTTATATCGCAGGTAAGGCCCTGATAGAAAACAATAATACACTTCTTGCGGAATCCGATATTCATAGATTATTTATGCCTAATCCAGAGAACACTCATTTTATTGAACAGGAGTTTGTGCCAGATGTCTTTACCAAAAGACACGCCTTGTTTTTGGATAATGCCTTTGCCAATGCTAAGAGGCTGATAGATATATATTTATTGCTCAAGTATATTTTCTGTGTCAGGCCCTATTCAAAATTCAGCTCTCCTAATGCATTTAATAGACCAATGGAAGAAGGGCGCTTTGATGAGATAAAACGAACCTATACCAAACACATAAAGGATAATCTAAAGACCCCATTGGCTATTCTGAGGCTTGTGAAACAAAGAGTGAACAAAGGCGTATTCTCCAATGGCTATAAGAACGAGGTCTATAGGAAAGACGTGTTTGATTTTATAAACAGCGTGGAAGGAGACTTATTATATTTAGACCCGCCTTATTCAGGAACTCTTTCTTATGAGAGCGAATATAAAGTATTGGATAGGATATTAGAAGATACTAAGCCAAAGAGTAAATTTTCAGCAGATGATGGAATGAATATCCTGGATGCTTTATTGGCACAGTCTGAAAAATTTCCACTTTGGATAATAAGTTTTGGCAATGCAGGAGGAAAGAACGAGCTAAGTAAGCTCATAGGCATAGTATCTAAATACAGGAAATGCCAGGCAAATGAGTTTATATACCGCCATTGTGAAGCAATGGCCTCAGAAGAGCATAAAAAGAATTGCAGGGAGTGGCTTTTAATTGGATAT
- a CDS encoding transposase yields MPTSKRLVYDDSMYHVIQKGNNGLKLFKDDEDFEMFLSIVRRYLRKFRLKIYHYCLMSTHPHLLLKIFNKEVLAKFMQALLQSYRFYYRRKYAYKGYLYQSRYRTKWVSRDEYLSECGRYIERNPVRAGIVKSPDEYRWSSCIHYTSGKENNIITENPLYEGFGKNLKERQRAYKEYVSTSRPYEEIMDKEFKIV; encoded by the coding sequence ATGCCTACGAGTAAAAGGTTGGTATATGATGATTCTATGTATCATGTTATCCAGAAGGGGAATAATGGCTTAAAGTTGTTCAAGGATGATGAAGATTTTGAGATGTTTTTATCAATTGTAAGGAGGTATTTACGTAAGTTCAGGCTTAAAATTTATCATTATTGCCTTATGTCTACCCATCCGCATTTATTGCTTAAGATATTCAATAAAGAGGTGTTGGCAAAATTTATGCAGGCGTTATTGCAATCTTATAGGTTTTATTATAGGAGGAAATATGCCTATAAAGGTTATTTATACCAAAGCAGATACAGAACTAAGTGGGTTTCAAGAGATGAATATCTATCAGAATGCGGCCGCTATATTGAACGTAATCCTGTAAGAGCTGGAATAGTCAAAAGCCCTGATGAATACAGATGGTCAAGCTGCATTCATTATACATCTGGCAAAGAAAATAATATAATAACAGAAAACCCTCTTTATGAGGGTTTTGGCAAAAATCTAAAAGAGCGACAGCGTGCATATAAAGAATATGTTTCAACATCGCGACCCTATGAAGAGATCATGGATAAGGAATTTAAGATTGTATGA
- a CDS encoding DUF2007 domain-containing protein: protein MKTVATYLTEADANIVLGLLKSNHINANIVADDGGGMGPSLVLFTGGYKLVVDEKDAERATEIIKAVDSK, encoded by the coding sequence ATGAAGACAGTTGCAACATACCTAACTGAGGCTGATGCTAATATTGTATTAGGCCTTCTCAAGTCCAATCATATCAATGCAAATATAGTTGCTGATGACGGCGGTGGCATGGGACCATCGCTTGTTCTTTTTACAGGTGGCTATAAGCTTGTAGTAGATGAAAAAGATGCTGAGCGAGCCACTGAAATCATAAAGGCTGTAGACAGTAAATAA
- a CDS encoding ATP-binding protein, translating to MRKIGKGYSLKIIVLMLGIAFLCNNILYSCPVDGDALRVPSIFQNSKAASKLAEASEALSIIADCLRAGEIVIVGDMHRGEQMPQDDEIWDRELFLNYVEQLGELSMNFSVALELPHQLEDKLNDPSVSVEDFLDEYYKLLSAKNSVELARADREIRGPYLLRLLSTLKRFNIPVILIDDINSQRRGGLGTDIDVIEQSNRDMAQKLLEGRKKYSNDPVLLRVGRNHVVPKISSIWLGGRGMNSIPGVLRELGARVKLVRPDDFKYDKEDLAKFDLIIKVEGNLASGENLADLSVDQLILQAELSMLQHDWPRFNKIVEELKGRKDIQVIVVAGPKFINKEVNIDSRLLKRVDQREAKKHLSKVNFEYDDFDDSFLRHTLDNIYQHVKDGVALVVKQIEMLETGATYSEVSVIDNGTGFIDKEGNKVSIERAFTHGESPGRGKGEGLGLPVTLTFTDILAVHIPGSSEIKKYSKPTAWENKKSSGTTIVGYFFIKATDSDVIAIKNKVVEKANQYVKYLDEFSQSSITDKFPSEDTLTGI from the coding sequence ATGAGGAAGATTGGAAAAGGGTATAGTTTAAAAATTATAGTATTAATGCTAGGTATTGCATTCTTATGTAATAACATCCTTTATTCCTGTCCTGTTGATGGGGATGCGTTAAGAGTCCCGTCTATTTTCCAGAATTCAAAGGCAGCTAGTAAGCTTGCTGAAGCAAGCGAAGCATTGTCCATAATTGCGGATTGTCTCAGAGCTGGTGAAATTGTGATTGTTGGAGATATGCATCGCGGAGAACAAATGCCTCAAGATGATGAAATTTGGGATCGTGAACTTTTTCTTAATTATGTTGAACAACTAGGGGAACTCTCTATGAATTTTTCGGTTGCCTTGGAGTTACCTCATCAACTTGAGGATAAACTTAATGATCCTTCTGTTTCAGTAGAAGATTTCCTGGATGAATATTATAAGCTTTTATCCGCCAAAAATTCTGTTGAACTTGCAAGGGCGGATAGAGAAATACGGGGACCTTATCTATTACGGTTGTTGAGCACTCTTAAGCGCTTCAATATACCTGTTATTCTTATTGATGATATTAATAGTCAGCGCCGCGGCGGGTTGGGTACAGATATAGATGTAATCGAACAGTCTAATAGAGACATGGCGCAGAAACTTTTGGAAGGACGAAAAAAATATTCGAACGATCCTGTCTTATTAAGGGTAGGGAGAAACCATGTGGTACCGAAGATTAGTTCTATTTGGTTAGGTGGACGTGGTATGAACTCCATACCTGGAGTATTGCGGGAGTTGGGAGCTAGGGTTAAATTAGTCCGACCTGACGATTTTAAATATGATAAAGAGGATTTGGCGAAATTTGACTTAATTATCAAAGTTGAAGGGAATCTTGCGTCGGGGGAGAATTTAGCCGACTTATCTGTTGACCAGTTAATACTACAAGCAGAACTGTCTATGCTTCAACACGATTGGCCTAGATTTAATAAGATAGTAGAGGAGCTTAAGGGTAGAAAGGATATTCAAGTTATAGTTGTGGCTGGTCCAAAATTCATAAATAAAGAAGTTAATATTGACAGTCGTTTATTGAAGAGGGTCGATCAACGTGAGGCAAAAAAACATTTATCTAAAGTTAATTTTGAATATGATGACTTTGACGACTCGTTTTTAAGACATACATTAGACAATATTTATCAACATGTAAAGGATGGAGTCGCTTTAGTAGTAAAACAGATAGAAATGCTAGAAACAGGAGCTACTTATTCAGAAGTATCAGTTATTGATAACGGCACAGGTTTTATTGATAAAGAAGGCAATAAAGTATCAATCGAAAGAGCGTTTACACACGGAGAAAGTCCAGGAAGAGGTAAAGGTGAAGGGTTGGGCTTACCAGTGACTTTAACGTTTACAGACATTTTAGCAGTTCATATACCAGGTAGCAGTGAGATTAAAAAATATTCCAAACCGACTGCCTGGGAAAATAAAAAATCTTCTGGGACAACTATTGTAGGATACTTTTTTATAAAAGCAACGGATAGCGATGTAATAGCTATTAAAAACAAAGTAGTCGAGAAAGCTAACCAGTATGTAAAATACCTCGATGAATTTTCCCAATCCAGCATAACTGACAAATTTCCTTCCGAGGACACACTAACAGGTATTTAA
- a CDS encoding DUF5684 domain-containing protein, protein MEEALGMNPRLTLFLIAVAHVYFAICLQVIGSKVGAQSLWMAWIPIINMYLVCKIAGKPGWWILLFFVPLVGIVINIVVWMALAEVRGKPSWVGLLMLIPLVGIFIPGYLAFSKP, encoded by the coding sequence ATGGAAGAGGCATTAGGGATGAATCCTAGATTGACATTGTTTTTAATAGCAGTTGCCCATGTTTACTTTGCTATTTGCCTTCAGGTGATAGGCAGTAAGGTTGGAGCTCAAAGTTTATGGATGGCTTGGATTCCAATAATTAATATGTATCTAGTATGTAAGATAGCTGGCAAGCCAGGGTGGTGGATTTTGTTATTCTTTGTTCCTTTAGTAGGCATTGTCATAAATATCGTTGTTTGGATGGCACTTGCAGAAGTTAGAGGAAAACCTAGTTGGGTAGGATTACTCATGCTTATTCCCTTAGTGGGTATTTTTATACCAGGATACTTGGCATTCTCAAAGCCGTAG
- a CDS encoding FAD:protein FMN transferase, whose protein sequence is MKILRYFCLYFFLIVGISACSQPGLFKETKILMDTFCEISCYSQDKTAIKAAFAEIERVERLCSKFDKESELSKVNDLAGQEEVVVSEELLELISRSIYYSNLTQGAFDVTKEGKYRDIMLDKDKLSIRFADSDIKIDLGGIAKGYAVDRATQVLRNHGIERALVNLGGNIFGLGSLPWRIGIRDPKDKSKIIHKLDIKDKAISTSANYERPSHIINPITGNPAKDIGSVTIVAPSAEQADALSTAAFVTGKPLDLDDIETYIYQ, encoded by the coding sequence ATGAAAATCTTGAGATATTTCTGTTTGTATTTTTTCCTTATAGTCGGTATTTCAGCTTGTAGCCAGCCTGGATTATTTAAAGAGACTAAAATCTTAATGGATACATTCTGCGAGATTTCATGTTATTCGCAGGATAAGACTGCTATAAAAGCAGCTTTTGCAGAAATAGAGCGCGTAGAAAGGCTTTGCAGCAAGTTTGATAAAGAGAGCGAACTCTCAAAAGTAAATGATCTGGCAGGGCAGGAAGAAGTAGTTGTAAGCGAAGAGCTACTTGAGCTTATAAGCCGTTCTATTTATTATAGCAACTTGACGCAGGGCGCTTTTGATGTGACTAAGGAAGGCAAGTACAGAGATATAATGTTGGATAAAGACAAATTATCCATACGTTTTGCAGATAGTGATATAAAAATAGATTTAGGTGGCATAGCAAAGGGATACGCAGTTGATAGAGCTACACAAGTTTTACGTAACCACGGTATCGAGAGAGCCCTTGTAAATCTTGGCGGCAATATATTTGGTCTTGGATCTTTGCCTTGGCGCATAGGCATACGAGATCCAAAGGATAAAAGCAAAATCATACATAAGCTGGATATTAAAGACAAGGCTATCTCCACATCAGCCAACTACGAAAGACCCTCACATATAATCAACCCAATAACTGGAAACCCAGCCAAAGACATAGGTAGCGTAACCATCGTAGCCCCTTCAGCAGAACAAGCCGACGCCCTCTCCACAGCAGCCTTTGTAACAGGCAAACCCCTTGACCTTGACGATATCGAAACCTACATCTATCAATAA
- a CDS encoding arginine decarboxylase, pyruvoyl-dependent, with product MNNNAQQQPAQQQPVQQQPAPAVQQPVISPVKLVPTKIFFTKGVGTHREELRSYELALRDAGIEKCNIVQVSSIFPPGCKIISRNEGMKELVPGLITYCVLARCSSNESRRLIAASVGSAIPAGDSAYGYLSEHHAYGQTDETAGDYAEELAARMLSSTLGLSDFDDSKDWDEVKKEYKISDKIVKTGNITQSTIVDPAGNWSTVVAAAVFLF from the coding sequence ATGAACAATAATGCTCAACAGCAGCCAGCTCAACAGCAGCCAGTTCAACAGCAGCCAGCGCCGGCAGTGCAGCAGCCAGTGATTAGTCCGGTTAAGCTGGTGCCAACAAAGATATTTTTTACTAAAGGTGTAGGCACTCACAGAGAAGAACTTCGCTCGTACGAGCTCGCGCTTAGAGACGCAGGCATTGAGAAATGTAATATCGTGCAGGTCTCGAGCATCTTTCCTCCAGGATGTAAGATCATTTCACGAAATGAAGGCATGAAAGAGCTGGTGCCGGGCCTCATAACGTATTGCGTGCTGGCGCGCTGCAGTTCTAATGAATCCAGGAGGCTCATAGCCGCGTCTGTAGGAAGCGCGATCCCAGCAGGCGATAGCGCATATGGATATTTAAGTGAACATCACGCGTATGGCCAGACAGATGAGACTGCAGGTGATTATGCGGAGGAGCTAGCGGCCAGGATGCTTTCATCAACGCTCGGGCTTTCAGACTTTGATGATTCCAAAGACTGGGACGAGGTAAAAAAAGAGTATAAGATCAGCGATAAGATAGTTAAGACAGGCAATATAACTCAGTCCACAATAGTAGATCCTGCAGGCAACTGGTCGACTGTAGTAGCAGCAGCTGTATTTTTATTTTAA
- a CDS encoding cupin domain-containing protein, translating into MAKNTQARLIKLESMEKYQRLFSKDSGTAGIKAGHVILQPGQSVGAHTTGEREEVIIVLKGNGEAKVGKDSIFKLEKDVVLYIPPRTDHDVKNNSSVELEYIFVTADVFN; encoded by the coding sequence ATGGCTAAAAATACCCAAGCACGATTAATAAAATTAGAATCGATGGAAAAATACCAGAGACTATTTAGTAAAGATTCAGGTACGGCTGGGATTAAGGCTGGTCATGTGATATTGCAGCCGGGCCAGAGCGTTGGCGCGCATACAACAGGCGAACGCGAAGAGGTGATAATTGTTTTAAAGGGAAATGGCGAGGCAAAAGTAGGCAAGGATAGTATTTTCAAGCTCGAAAAAGATGTAGTTTTGTATATTCCACCAAGGACAGATCACGATGTTAAGAATAACAGCAGTGTGGAGCTCGAGTACATTTTTGTGACTGCTGATGTTTTTAATTGA
- a CDS encoding SdrD B-like domain-containing protein, giving the protein MPEGWHIISSLKSISLLPKQTKALPLTVSVPVTALADAPYEIVLSAASQLNPQISDSARVNVKILPHARIKLIGPPKDAKGRPGQGLSYSFTILNLGNGRDKFEITASSAHKEKVALSMDTVELGVGEQAEVIATIHIPLDVSTGTKHVLTLKVESMLLEQGVFDKRVVYTSILERRGAKEQGMYKTLPAQLTVYLSGLGTDESRGVNVDFTIGGELDDKYWMDFTYRGPYHKDKKNYRGFSQEEIALEFGGENWDIGLGDVSASLSELTISSLSEEGARVRFDKGPMNFTFFDMEKEDTSFREDFLGGRVAGKIDGTTEVGINYFQSDEDKLDPAASRSAEQKEMASVFAIHKAQNFLIQGEYAGGRFDNGSGEEKDAAWWVNSILKRERVYLSAEYIRAGSDYPGRRKDTDGYRTYASYRFFKPLWVWVHKNQSTNNLEGDPARATDDTDRIELGTSFSKKNFPFFSLSYEINKGQSTQQVLLSDSKEEAVAFRANESFGTLSVSFDSKYSKTKDDIKLVDTKVLEYTGRAYKRWQKISGWVAYSYNLEEDIAGDEEAVLRKELGLIYHPSHKLYSSVSFSQEGTKGEEASDILSFDITYDPTTDFSLSVEGEMRNNRTDVTNEWEFWLSARKSFDILLPFIKIRGSVDGNVFIDENNNGTADKGEKGIAGIMFILDESRAPTNKKGRFRFPSIVPGEYELDIDISSIPVGLTPKISLPYALKVPRGRLSGITIPLVRVSKVRGRIFEDKNKNVTMDEEEKGLSLVRVLLIKDGEIYRDTFSDIDGKYGFSGILPGKYHVSIDEVWLPYRHRLTTVAAYAVELKPGQEILDIDFGSIEKEKKIIKTYTAPKVEVIHPEKSEKKQKPRERWWQRWLKIPKHD; this is encoded by the coding sequence GTGCCTGAGGGATGGCATATCATAAGTTCGCTAAAATCTATCTCGCTTTTGCCAAAACAAACCAAGGCGCTGCCTCTGACTGTATCTGTTCCTGTTACTGCTTTAGCGGATGCCCCTTATGAAATAGTCCTTTCCGCAGCCTCTCAGCTTAATCCGCAAATAAGCGATAGTGCTAGAGTGAACGTCAAGATACTGCCCCATGCCCGCATAAAACTTATTGGTCCACCTAAAGACGCTAAAGGCAGGCCTGGTCAGGGCCTTAGTTATTCGTTTACTATTTTAAATCTAGGGAATGGAAGAGATAAATTCGAGATCACTGCCTCATCAGCCCATAAGGAGAAGGTAGCCCTTTCTATGGATACAGTAGAGTTGGGAGTGGGAGAGCAGGCTGAGGTGATCGCTACTATACATATTCCTTTGGATGTATCTACGGGAACAAAACACGTTTTGACATTAAAAGTGGAGTCCATGCTTCTTGAGCAAGGTGTTTTTGATAAAAGGGTTGTCTATACTTCTATCTTAGAGAGAAGGGGCGCCAAAGAGCAGGGCATGTATAAGACTTTACCCGCGCAGTTAACAGTTTACCTGTCTGGATTAGGAACAGACGAGTCTCGTGGAGTAAATGTGGATTTTACTATAGGTGGCGAGCTCGATGATAAATACTGGATGGATTTTACATACAGAGGGCCTTATCATAAAGATAAAAAGAATTATAGGGGATTTAGCCAGGAGGAGATCGCGTTAGAATTTGGGGGTGAGAATTGGGATATAGGACTGGGAGATGTCTCGGCTAGCCTGAGTGAGCTTACTATAAGCTCGCTTTCAGAGGAAGGCGCGAGGGTTCGCTTTGACAAAGGCCCTATGAACTTTACATTTTTCGACATGGAAAAAGAGGATACTAGTTTTAGAGAGGATTTTTTAGGCGGTAGGGTCGCAGGTAAGATCGACGGGACTACTGAGGTAGGGATTAACTATTTCCAGTCAGATGAGGATAAACTTGACCCGGCTGCTTCACGTTCTGCCGAGCAAAAAGAGATGGCGAGTGTTTTCGCGATCCACAAGGCGCAAAATTTTCTCATACAGGGTGAATATGCTGGCGGCCGCTTTGATAACGGAAGCGGCGAAGAAAAAGATGCAGCCTGGTGGGTAAACTCTATATTAAAAAGAGAACGCGTTTATCTAAGCGCTGAATATATCCGCGCAGGTTCTGATTATCCTGGCCGAAGAAAAGATACAGATGGTTACAGGACATACGCAAGCTATCGTTTTTTTAAACCATTATGGGTGTGGGTCCATAAAAATCAAAGCACCAATAATCTGGAAGGCGATCCTGCCAGGGCCACTGATGATACAGACAGGATCGAGCTCGGGACCTCTTTTTCTAAAAAGAATTTTCCATTTTTTTCTCTTTCTTATGAAATAAATAAGGGCCAGAGCACGCAGCAGGTGCTTCTTTCTGACTCTAAAGAAGAAGCAGTCGCGTTCAGGGCAAATGAATCATTTGGCACGCTATCGGTTTCTTTTGATTCTAAATACAGCAAGACAAAGGATGATATAAAATTGGTCGACACCAAAGTGCTGGAATATACTGGCCGGGCGTATAAGCGATGGCAGAAGATCAGCGGATGGGTTGCGTATAGTTATAATCTGGAAGAAGATATCGCGGGAGATGAGGAGGCGGTATTAAGGAAAGAGCTTGGTTTGATATATCACCCTTCGCATAAACTTTATTCCTCTGTTAGTTTTTCTCAAGAGGGCACAAAAGGGGAAGAGGCGAGTGACATCCTGTCATTTGACATCACTTATGATCCCACGACTGATTTTTCACTTTCTGTGGAAGGGGAGATGAGGAATAATCGCACAGATGTTACTAACGAATGGGAGTTCTGGCTCAGCGCAAGGAAGAGCTTTGATATACTCCTGCCATTTATAAAAATAAGAGGCTCAGTAGATGGGAATGTATTTATTGATGAAAATAATAACGGTACAGCTGATAAAGGGGAAAAGGGGATTGCTGGAATAATGTTTATTCTCGATGAGAGTCGAGCGCCTACTAATAAAAAAGGTAGATTTAGATTCCCATCTATAGTGCCGGGCGAATATGAACTAGATATAGACATCTCTTCTATCCCCGTAGGCTTGACGCCAAAGATCTCATTGCCTTACGCATTAAAGGTGCCCAGGGGAAGACTGAGCGGCATAACCATACCCCTTGTCAGGGTTTCTAAAGTCAGGGGCAGGATCTTCGAAGATAAGAATAAAAACGTTACGATGGACGAAGAAGAAAAGGGACTGTCTCTAGTAAGGGTGTTGCTTATAAAGGATGGGGAGATATACAGAGATACATTTTCAGACATTGACGGTAAATATGGTTTTAGCGGGATCTTGCCTGGCAAATATCATGTTAGCATAGATGAAGTCTGGTTGCCGTATAGACATAGACTTACAACTGTAGCTGCATACGCGGTTGAGTTAAAACCTGGCCAGGAGATATTAGATATAGATTTTGGTTCTATTGAGAAAGAGAAAAAGATTATTAAGACATATACTGCGCCAAAGGTAGAAGTTATTCATCCAGAGAAATCAGAGAAAAAGCAAAAACCAAGAGAGAGGTGGTGGCAAAGATGGCTAAAAATACCCAAGCACGATTAA
- a CDS encoding response regulator transcription factor yields MKNNTGQKILVADSDSKTVKFIKEVLVQQQHAKVLSARTADVAVELAWRKKPDMIIVNTELVDLSGWDVLGILKKNEPTSRIPFIMMDKVANIDDEIRALNSGADDYIAKPLKRELFLARIKAVFHRCFIGSNNHKQNSEEEIVKAGNIVINMSTHMAYIKGKQIDLTPKEFALLYLFIKKQGRVLNRVFLSGTIWEREYFETSHTIDKHIANLRKKLGKEGKRIETLHTIGYKFQA; encoded by the coding sequence ATGAAGAATAATACCGGCCAAAAGATTTTAGTAGCTGATTCAGATTCTAAGACAGTTAAATTCATAAAGGAGGTCCTTGTTCAGCAGCAGCATGCCAAGGTTCTCTCTGCCAGGACAGCTGATGTGGCAGTAGAGCTGGCATGGCGCAAGAAGCCAGACATGATAATCGTGAATACAGAGCTTGTAGATCTGAGCGGCTGGGATGTCCTGGGAATCTTAAAGAAGAACGAGCCTACAAGCAGGATTCCCTTTATTATGATGGATAAGGTTGCCAACATAGATGATGAGATACGGGCCTTGAACTCAGGCGCGGATGACTATATTGCCAAGCCTTTAAAGAGGGAGCTGTTTCTTGCCAGGATAAAGGCGGTTTTTCACCGCTGTTTTATTGGTTCTAATAACCACAAGCAAAACTCAGAGGAAGAGATAGTTAAAGCAGGTAATATCGTAATCAATATGTCCACACATATGGCATATATTAAAGGAAAACAGATAGATTTGACCCCCAAGGAATTCGCGCTCCTTTATCTCTTTATTAAGAAGCAGGGCCGCGTTCTAAATAGGGTTTTTTTATCAGGCACTATCTGGGAACGTGAGTATTTTGAAACAAGCCATACCATTGATAAACATATCGCTAATCTTCGCAAGAAGTTAGGTAAAGAAGGTAAGCGTATAGAGACTCTTCATACCATAGGTTATAAGTTCCAGGCCTAA